In a genomic window of Bacillaceae bacterium S4-13-56:
- a CDS encoding dipeptide ABC transporter ATP-binding protein, with product MALLEVTNLKQYFTSKKGFLSHKTIVKAVDGVNLEIEEGQTLGIVGESGCGKSSLGRAVLRLVDPTEGSIKFNGKEVTGMNSQQMKELRKEMQIVFQDPYASLNPRNTIRQILEAPLIIHNVGPRKKRKEIVEELMDKIGLRKEQLKDYPHEFSGGQRQRIGIARALTLNPKLIIADEPVSALDVSVQSQVLNLMLELQQEMNLSYMFISHDLSVVQHISDKVAVMYLGKVVEIADVEELYKHPIHPYTKALLSALPIPDPIQKRERIILQGDLPSPSNPPTGCAFHTRCPMATKECKEVTPNLEAKAKDHFAACIRV from the coding sequence ATGGCACTATTGGAAGTAACCAATCTGAAACAGTACTTCACAAGTAAAAAAGGTTTCTTAAGTCATAAAACGATTGTGAAAGCTGTGGACGGAGTTAATTTAGAAATTGAAGAGGGGCAAACGTTAGGAATTGTTGGTGAATCCGGTTGTGGGAAATCTAGCCTTGGTCGTGCTGTTCTTAGGTTAGTTGACCCCACTGAGGGGAGTATTAAGTTTAATGGAAAAGAAGTAACGGGCATGAATTCGCAGCAGATGAAGGAGCTTCGAAAAGAGATGCAAATTGTGTTTCAAGATCCTTATGCGTCCCTTAACCCAAGAAATACAATCCGTCAGATTTTAGAGGCACCACTCATTATTCATAATGTAGGTCCAAGAAAAAAGCGAAAAGAAATTGTCGAAGAATTGATGGACAAGATTGGCCTACGTAAGGAGCAGCTGAAAGATTACCCACATGAATTTAGTGGGGGGCAGAGACAAAGGATTGGTATTGCAAGAGCACTAACCCTAAATCCAAAGCTAATTATAGCTGATGAGCCAGTTTCAGCCTTAGATGTTTCGGTTCAATCGCAGGTATTAAATCTTATGCTTGAGCTTCAGCAAGAGATGAACTTAAGCTACATGTTCATTTCCCATGATTTATCGGTTGTCCAGCACATTTCCGATAAGGTGGCTGTGATGTATTTAGGAAAAGTGGTTGAAATCGCCGATGTGGAAGAGCTTTATAAACATCCGATTCACCCTTATACAAAAGCCCTTTTATCAGCTTTACCTATACCAGATCCAATTCAGAAAAGGGAAAGGATAATATTACAAGGGGATCTTCCAAGCCCATCTAATCCTCCGACGGGATGTGCTTTTCATACTAGATGTCCAATGGCGACTAAAGAATGTAAAGAAGTCACTCCGAATCTTGAAGCAAAAGCAAAAGACCACTTTGCAGCATGTATTCGTGTGTAG